A genomic region of Papaver somniferum cultivar HN1 chromosome 7, ASM357369v1, whole genome shotgun sequence contains the following coding sequences:
- the LOC113300445 gene encoding uncharacterized protein LOC113300445: PNMREVVKSEILKLLDAGIIYPISDSKWVNVVFDFDASCVKAWEELKTLLTTAPIVRPPDWKLPFELMCDASDYAVGAVLGQRVDRLPYVIYYAKFDIEIRDKKGCENVVADHLSRLTLESIHESELIRESFPDEQLMSISDLPWFADIVNYLAAGRMPSHWSRQDRYKFLAEVKHFIWDDPYLFKYCQDQIIRRCVPNTEQKDVISFCHDQAFAVDYVSKWVEAIATRTNDHKVVLSFLKENIFARFGTPRAIISDGGSHFRNKYFESLVRKYGITHKVATPYHPQTS; this comes from the exons cctaacatgagagaagtcgttaagagtgagatcttgaagctactcgatgcgggtatcatatatccgatttcagatagtaaatgggtta atgttgtctttgactTCGATGcttcttgtgtgaaggcatgggaagaactcaagactctcctcaccaccgctcctatagtccgaccaccagattggaaactgccgttcgagctcatgtgtgatgcctctgattatgccgttggcgctgttctagggcaacgtgttgatagactaccatatgtgatatactatgcta aattcgacatcgaaatccgtgataagaagggGTGTgaaaatgtggttgctgatcacttgtctagattaactttagagtctattcatgaatctgagctgattagagaatcattcccagatgaacagctgatgtctatctcagaccttccttggtttgctgatatcgtcaactaccttgctgcaggtaggatgccctcacattggtcgagacaagaccgctataagtttttggctgaagttaaacacttcatctgggatgacccatatctgtttaagtattgccaggaccaaatcattaggagatgtgtccccaacactgaacagaaagatgtgatatctttttgccatgaccaggcat tcgcagttgattacgtttctaagtgggtagaagccatagcaaccagaacaaatgaccacaaggtggtactttcattcctaaaggaaaacatattcgcacgttttggtacccctagagctatcatcagtgacggcggttcacattttcgtaacaagtactttgagtctttagtacgcaagtatggcataactcacaaggttgctactccgtaccaccctcagactagt